A genomic window from Candidatus Pelagisphaera phototrophica includes:
- the infB gene encoding translation initiation factor IF-2: MSVRIYQLSKEIGMDNSELLELLRERGFQVKSASSTVDNISAESLKEEFAKKSADTAKTETSEPAEEKPVAVPSVNAFVRTKEQIEEEKETAKEPVATKAAPPPPASPPPSAPKEMAPPSPGPVSPPAVSKAPVPPPVASPANTGPPQPAAPSQAAPPPVAAPSAPAGVGAPVSPASANDPAEKTEEIRTITLKPPIVVRDLATELGVKPFKLISELMEMGIFASINQSLKEDVASKIAEKRGVVLEIRHRGEGAKAKKKQEVKEVDETAFLEGRPAVVCILGHVDHGKTSLLDYIRKENVASSEAGGITQHIGAYQVSHNDNKITFLDTPGHAAFNAMRARGADVTDVAILIVAADDGFMPQTDEALKFIQKSGVQPIVAINKIDTPGADIDKVKTQMQERGIPSEDWGGETIAVPISALKGDGIDELMDMIQLQAEVLELKANPKKPAEGVVIEGQVEVGRGATATVIVQGGTLKVGDALVCGPNHTKVKALFNEYGKSLKNAPPSTPVRIIGWSGVPDCGAIFHAAKNEKVAKREAEENLVGVRADQKADAEDRMPTSQEKLFAAIAATQKKTLRLIIKGDTYGSVEAIESALKEIKSDKVALDVVRSGIGVVSKSDVQKASAGGTEIIGFNVKTENGVQALAKHHAVKITYHQIIYELLDRVREDMVEMLDPEYEENKIGAAEVRAVFPIAKGFAAGCLVVEGRVVAKQHARLIRNGKTVAERKIDALRRVKDDVKEVRAGTECGMHLTNTNDYQVGDIIEVYEIHEIRPEL, from the coding sequence ATGAGCGTACGAATCTATCAGCTTTCTAAAGAGATTGGAATGGACAATTCCGAACTCCTCGAACTTCTCCGCGAACGTGGCTTTCAAGTGAAGAGTGCTTCCAGCACGGTCGACAACATTTCGGCGGAATCTTTGAAAGAAGAGTTTGCTAAAAAGTCTGCGGATACCGCAAAAACGGAGACCTCAGAGCCAGCGGAAGAGAAACCGGTTGCGGTGCCTTCGGTTAATGCCTTCGTCCGAACCAAAGAGCAAATCGAAGAGGAAAAAGAAACGGCGAAAGAACCGGTTGCGACAAAAGCCGCCCCTCCGCCTCCTGCTTCGCCGCCGCCCTCAGCTCCCAAAGAAATGGCACCGCCATCGCCCGGCCCGGTCTCTCCTCCTGCGGTTTCCAAAGCCCCTGTTCCTCCTCCGGTCGCGAGTCCCGCTAATACGGGCCCTCCTCAGCCAGCGGCACCTTCGCAAGCGGCACCACCTCCTGTAGCGGCTCCCTCTGCGCCCGCCGGAGTTGGCGCGCCCGTTTCTCCAGCAAGCGCGAATGACCCTGCGGAAAAAACAGAAGAAATTCGTACCATTACCCTTAAGCCACCTATCGTCGTTCGTGATTTGGCGACCGAGCTGGGAGTAAAGCCTTTCAAGCTGATTTCCGAGCTTATGGAAATGGGCATTTTCGCATCCATTAACCAAAGCCTCAAAGAGGATGTGGCGAGTAAGATAGCGGAGAAAAGAGGTGTCGTTCTCGAAATCCGCCATCGTGGCGAGGGTGCCAAAGCGAAAAAGAAACAAGAGGTTAAGGAAGTTGATGAAACTGCGTTTCTTGAGGGCCGCCCAGCTGTAGTTTGTATTTTGGGACACGTCGATCACGGAAAGACCTCACTATTGGATTACATTCGGAAAGAGAATGTCGCCTCCTCCGAAGCGGGTGGAATTACGCAGCACATCGGTGCTTATCAAGTTTCGCATAACGACAATAAAATCACGTTTCTGGATACGCCGGGCCACGCGGCTTTCAACGCGATGCGAGCTCGTGGAGCAGATGTTACGGATGTGGCCATTCTCATTGTGGCGGCTGATGACGGATTTATGCCTCAAACCGATGAAGCATTGAAGTTCATTCAAAAGTCAGGTGTTCAGCCGATCGTAGCGATCAACAAGATTGATACCCCCGGTGCAGATATCGACAAGGTTAAGACCCAAATGCAGGAACGAGGCATCCCTTCGGAGGATTGGGGCGGCGAGACAATTGCGGTTCCCATCTCAGCCTTAAAGGGCGATGGTATCGACGAGTTGATGGATATGATTCAGTTGCAGGCAGAGGTTCTGGAATTGAAAGCCAACCCAAAGAAACCTGCGGAAGGCGTTGTTATCGAAGGACAAGTTGAGGTCGGTCGCGGGGCTACTGCGACCGTGATCGTTCAAGGAGGAACTTTGAAGGTAGGCGATGCGCTCGTCTGCGGCCCTAACCACACAAAGGTGAAGGCCCTTTTCAACGAGTATGGCAAAAGCTTGAAGAATGCGCCCCCTTCGACTCCGGTGCGAATTATCGGCTGGTCAGGCGTGCCGGATTGTGGAGCGATTTTCCATGCGGCCAAGAACGAGAAAGTCGCTAAGCGTGAAGCAGAAGAAAATCTTGTAGGCGTTAGAGCAGATCAGAAGGCGGATGCCGAAGACCGGATGCCAACGTCTCAGGAGAAACTTTTTGCCGCGATTGCCGCTACTCAGAAAAAGACCCTCCGTCTGATTATCAAAGGGGACACCTACGGTTCAGTTGAAGCGATTGAGAGTGCATTGAAGGAAATCAAGAGCGACAAGGTGGCGTTGGACGTTGTTCGATCGGGAATTGGAGTTGTCAGTAAGAGCGACGTTCAAAAGGCCAGTGCAGGTGGGACTGAGATTATCGGTTTCAATGTGAAGACCGAGAATGGGGTCCAGGCATTGGCTAAGCACCATGCGGTTAAGATTACTTATCACCAGATCATCTACGAACTCCTTGACCGTGTCCGGGAAGACATGGTCGAAATGCTTGATCCGGAATACGAGGAGAACAAAATTGGAGCAGCCGAGGTGCGGGCGGTATTCCCGATCGCGAAAGGTTTTGCTGCGGGTTGTTTGGTTGTCGAAGGTCGCGTGGTTGCGAAGCAGCACGCTCGATTGATTCGTAATGGAAAAACCGTTGCGGAGCGCAAAATCGATGCCCTGCGTCGTGTCAAAGACGATGTCAAAGAGGTGCGGGCTGGTACGGAATGTGGTATGCACCTCACGAATACGAATGACTATCAAGTCGGCGATATTATTGAAGTTTACGAGATTCACGAAATTCGCCCAGAACTATAA
- the ribF gene encoding riboflavin biosynthesis protein RibF yields the protein MPEPKQFDGLDSFRSETNHPIHLAIGMFDGVHQGHRLVVESAIRSAANSGGLAGVLTFWPHPSHLFKPDNPVPMILNSRMKRSELSKLRIDFVIEEPFSPEFAAVDSVDFVAMLKSKIPALASMHTGENWRFGKGRQGDVKLLVKLAEEAGISAESLECLFLDGERVSSTRIRNALIGGRVEEANRLLGYTYETWGTVREGKRVGRTIGVPTLNIPFDSELKPKLGVYSVNVSREGGEEWLPAVANFGIRPTVNSLKEPMLEVHVLGDCPFSYGDSLRVEWLSFLRRERKFEGIDKLKTQLQTDISDAKLFFESP from the coding sequence ATGCCAGAGCCCAAACAATTTGACGGACTTGACTCGTTTCGTTCGGAGACAAATCATCCGATTCATTTGGCTATAGGCATGTTTGACGGCGTTCATCAGGGTCATCGACTCGTGGTGGAATCAGCAATACGTTCTGCGGCAAACTCGGGTGGTCTTGCGGGAGTTCTGACGTTCTGGCCCCATCCAAGCCATCTTTTTAAACCGGACAATCCGGTGCCCATGATCCTCAATTCGAGGATGAAGCGGTCCGAACTCAGCAAACTTCGAATTGACTTTGTGATTGAGGAGCCTTTTTCGCCTGAATTCGCGGCGGTTGATTCAGTCGATTTCGTTGCCATGCTGAAGTCCAAGATCCCGGCGTTGGCTTCTATGCATACAGGAGAAAACTGGAGGTTCGGAAAGGGGCGGCAAGGCGATGTTAAACTGCTGGTTAAATTGGCGGAGGAGGCAGGAATTTCTGCCGAATCACTCGAATGTCTTTTCCTAGATGGCGAACGCGTGAGCAGCACTCGAATACGGAACGCTTTAATTGGCGGAAGAGTTGAAGAAGCGAATCGTCTTCTTGGGTATACTTACGAAACCTGGGGAACGGTGAGAGAAGGCAAGCGAGTTGGAAGGACGATCGGAGTCCCGACCTTGAATATCCCATTTGATAGTGAATTGAAACCTAAGTTAGGCGTGTATAGTGTCAACGTTTCCCGAGAGGGTGGAGAGGAGTGGTTACCCGCAGTCGCTAATTTTGGAATCCGACCCACTGTCAACTCATTGAAGGAGCCCATGTTGGAGGTGCACGTGTTAGGAGATTGTCCGTTCTCCTATGGAGACTCATTGCGAGTTGAGTGGTTGAGTTTCCTTAGACGAGAAAGGAAATTCGAAGGTATTGATAAATTAAAGACGCAGCTTCAAACCGATATTAGCGATGCTAAGTTGTTTTTCGAGAGTCCGTGA
- a CDS encoding NAD(+)/NADH kinase → MLNNKAIKNLGFVLNQSKSGTFKLFGQLREIAEDMGVSTRETFEFPVPNGFLEGMDACCVIGGDGTFLSAASESTKYQVPLIGVNRGTLGFLTTYTAEEIDSLFPSILEGAYDLRRRGLLECCTHDNLVDVALNDVVIKSASVSGIVHLNVFADEEFVTTYICDGLIFSTPTGSTAYTLSAGGPLIHPDSKVISLTPICPHALSNRSIILPDNVQLRVENAVPNGRLVVAVDGQRNLSTSEDGTIAIKLSSQSLQMAQKVDYCHFDVVRRKLKWSGGYI, encoded by the coding sequence GTGCTCAATAATAAGGCCATTAAGAACCTCGGATTCGTTTTGAATCAGTCCAAATCGGGAACCTTCAAATTGTTTGGGCAGTTGCGGGAGATCGCGGAGGACATGGGGGTCTCGACTCGGGAGACGTTCGAATTTCCCGTTCCCAATGGATTTTTAGAGGGTATGGACGCCTGTTGTGTGATCGGAGGTGACGGCACCTTTTTGAGCGCGGCTTCTGAATCGACCAAGTATCAGGTGCCCTTGATCGGCGTGAATCGAGGAACGCTCGGATTTCTGACAACCTATACTGCTGAGGAAATCGATTCTTTATTTCCATCAATTTTGGAGGGTGCCTATGACTTACGTCGGCGAGGATTGCTCGAGTGCTGTACCCATGACAATTTAGTGGATGTTGCGTTGAACGACGTGGTCATCAAATCCGCTTCGGTCAGTGGAATCGTTCATTTGAACGTTTTCGCGGATGAAGAGTTTGTGACGACCTATATTTGTGACGGATTGATATTCAGTACCCCCACTGGGTCGACCGCTTACACGCTCTCCGCAGGTGGTCCATTGATTCATCCCGATTCAAAAGTGATTTCCCTTACGCCGATTTGCCCTCATGCGCTCAGCAATCGCTCGATAATATTGCCGGATAATGTTCAACTGCGAGTAGAGAATGCAGTGCCAAACGGTCGACTGGTAGTAGCGGTTGATGGGCAAAGAAATTTGTCAACTTCTGAGGACGGTACGATCGCCATTAAATTATCATCCCAGAGTTTACAGATGGCCCAAAAAGTGGACTACTGCCATTTTGATGTGGTACGAAGGAAGCTGAAGTGGAGCGGTGGGTACATCTGA
- a CDS encoding NYN domain-containing protein yields MGKAGEQIHLIVDGFNVAHAWGLVKKCSGDWINEIVRTLQEELKEIHDEKGWRVTIAMDGKGRKIDRLHPFGDDSFELLYSPSSLTADAVIEQMVSGDARPELIRVGTEDRAVLHSIEAGGAEAISPATLKDEVLAARRLKRSRIKNSFGDSKNTFTNQIPL; encoded by the coding sequence ATGGGTAAAGCAGGAGAGCAGATTCACTTGATAGTCGATGGATTCAATGTCGCCCACGCTTGGGGTTTGGTTAAAAAGTGCTCAGGGGATTGGATAAACGAGATCGTCCGCACGCTTCAGGAGGAGCTGAAGGAAATCCACGATGAGAAAGGGTGGAGAGTAACGATCGCAATGGATGGAAAGGGCAGGAAGATCGATCGACTGCATCCGTTTGGCGACGACTCTTTTGAGCTTCTTTATTCACCCAGTTCCCTGACTGCGGATGCCGTGATTGAACAAATGGTGAGTGGCGATGCCCGACCTGAGCTGATTCGTGTTGGCACGGAAGATCGGGCGGTTTTGCATTCAATCGAGGCGGGCGGAGCGGAGGCGATCTCACCGGCTACCTTGAAAGACGAAGTTCTAGCGGCTCGTCGACTGAAGCGATCCCGGATAAAAAATTCCTTTGGTGATTCAAAAAACACTTTCACCAACCAGATTCCTTTGTAA
- a CDS encoding DUF2851 family protein encodes MNVTQGVEEFQGLYGPYQVSELVLQKIWQKIAFDSARMKDSRGRQIEVLNPGRWNRLAGPDFKDAIFRIDGDRVEGDVEIHFSQSDWRAHGHHKNPNFDRVVLHVVYHPIRGGEKPVLTVSGGSVPTVSLMELLWYDLEEYSIEDSIIESTGGFVEDAFLSLLDLSITQRRNRLIEAAADRWKVKRDFAKMRIERLGWDEACHMTALEIMGFAANRIPMLHVAVAFPAKRCRADSLHFGDLWEAGRGLWSTSGVRPANHPKIRLEQFFQWISAQPYWQEVLLELVNRLPMGQMSDESTAQFRKKADLSGLQRTFSDRVVSGRISGSKLDTLICDGFLPLLSARSGADLSGLWFHWFAGNAPEILGKTLKGLEILETRRFPKSNGWLQGLLKIRHSMG; translated from the coding sequence ATGAATGTTACCCAAGGCGTAGAGGAATTCCAAGGCTTGTACGGACCTTATCAAGTCAGTGAACTGGTTCTGCAAAAGATCTGGCAGAAAATCGCCTTTGACTCTGCACGGATGAAGGACTCCAGAGGGCGGCAGATAGAAGTGCTAAATCCCGGGCGCTGGAATCGCTTGGCTGGTCCCGATTTTAAAGACGCCATTTTCCGAATCGATGGGGATAGAGTGGAGGGTGATGTCGAGATTCACTTCTCACAATCTGACTGGAGAGCCCATGGACACCACAAAAACCCCAATTTTGATAGGGTTGTGCTTCATGTGGTTTACCATCCGATTAGGGGGGGTGAAAAACCGGTGCTTACGGTTTCTGGAGGATCGGTACCTACGGTTTCTTTGATGGAATTGCTTTGGTATGACTTGGAGGAGTATTCGATTGAAGACTCTATCATAGAGTCTACTGGGGGTTTTGTTGAGGATGCGTTTCTCTCCCTGCTGGACTTAAGTATTACGCAGCGCCGTAACCGCTTGATCGAAGCGGCTGCAGATCGGTGGAAGGTGAAGCGGGACTTCGCGAAAATGCGTATTGAGCGACTCGGCTGGGACGAAGCATGCCATATGACCGCACTTGAAATCATGGGTTTTGCGGCTAATCGTATTCCAATGCTGCATGTGGCAGTAGCATTCCCGGCCAAAAGATGTCGTGCGGATAGTCTGCATTTTGGGGATCTTTGGGAAGCGGGACGTGGTTTGTGGAGCACCTCTGGCGTTCGTCCCGCAAACCATCCCAAAATCCGGCTTGAGCAGTTTTTCCAATGGATTTCGGCCCAACCTTACTGGCAGGAGGTGCTCTTAGAATTGGTGAATAGACTTCCGATGGGTCAGATGTCTGACGAGTCCACCGCTCAGTTTCGAAAAAAAGCAGATCTTTCTGGGCTTCAGCGTACTTTTTCCGATCGCGTGGTGAGTGGTCGAATAAGCGGTTCGAAGCTGGATACGCTGATATGTGACGGATTTCTACCTCTTTTGTCAGCCCGTTCCGGAGCCGATTTGAGTGGGCTTTGGTTCCACTGGTTCGCGGGGAATGCGCCTGAAATTTTAGGGAAGACTCTGAAAGGGCTAGAAATTCTCGAAACGCGCCGGTTCCCCAAGTCCAATGGCTGGCTTCAGGGATTGCTCAAAATCAGGCATTCAATGGGATAA
- the nusA gene encoding transcription termination factor NusA codes for MSSEILSVLEYMEREKGIGREDMISAIVTAIKNAAAKGVNAGQELKVEIDPKNGKMQAWALLEVVDSVSDPRNEIPLEKARLNQPDIQLGDMYEKEMDPAYLGRIAAQTARQAIMQRLRQFEKERIYDDFKDQVGDIVSGIVRRRERGDLCIDLGKAEAIMPSREQVPGEDYAPGERIRCFLLKIEASTRGPELILTRSSPRFVRRLFDLEVTEIADGTVKIEAFAREPGYRTKIAVSSSDPKVDPVGACVGARGARVKSIVRELGGEKVDIIRYVEGPKELALEALKPAIPRNVELDEVNKRLRVEVSEDDLAIAIGRKGQNARLTSKLVGWKIDIVKEEVHEVSLEAKQQQAAEGLNQIEGIDDEVAARLVQNGLISPEVFLDVESSDLQDLGFDAEQADDILAKVNAFLEKQNISS; via the coding sequence ATGAGCAGCGAAATTTTATCTGTATTGGAGTACATGGAGAGGGAAAAAGGGATCGGTCGTGAAGACATGATTTCTGCGATCGTTACCGCCATCAAGAATGCCGCCGCGAAAGGGGTAAATGCAGGCCAAGAGCTCAAAGTCGAAATTGATCCGAAAAATGGAAAAATGCAGGCTTGGGCCCTACTGGAAGTGGTAGATTCCGTTAGTGATCCAAGGAATGAGATTCCTTTGGAAAAGGCCCGTTTGAACCAGCCGGATATCCAGCTAGGGGATATGTATGAAAAGGAGATGGATCCGGCCTATTTGGGTCGAATTGCAGCCCAAACCGCTCGTCAAGCGATCATGCAACGTCTGCGGCAGTTTGAGAAAGAGCGCATTTATGACGATTTTAAAGACCAAGTCGGAGACATCGTCAGCGGCATCGTGAGAAGACGTGAGCGCGGCGACTTATGCATCGATCTCGGGAAAGCGGAGGCCATTATGCCATCACGCGAGCAAGTTCCAGGGGAGGATTACGCTCCAGGTGAACGCATTCGCTGCTTCCTGCTGAAAATAGAGGCCTCTACCAGAGGGCCCGAGTTGATATTGACCCGTTCAAGCCCCAGATTTGTTCGCAGACTGTTCGATTTAGAAGTGACCGAAATCGCTGATGGTACGGTCAAGATTGAAGCGTTCGCTAGGGAGCCTGGCTACCGCACCAAGATCGCCGTATCTTCCTCTGATCCTAAAGTGGATCCAGTGGGTGCTTGCGTCGGAGCTCGAGGGGCCCGTGTCAAGAGCATCGTTCGTGAGCTGGGTGGCGAAAAAGTCGACATTATTCGCTACGTCGAAGGCCCGAAGGAACTGGCGCTCGAAGCGCTCAAGCCGGCGATCCCTCGCAACGTAGAGTTGGATGAAGTGAACAAGCGCCTTCGCGTCGAAGTTTCGGAAGACGACTTAGCGATCGCTATTGGGCGCAAGGGTCAGAATGCCCGCCTCACTTCTAAACTGGTCGGATGGAAAATAGACATCGTCAAAGAAGAGGTGCACGAGGTCAGCCTGGAAGCGAAGCAGCAACAAGCCGCGGAAGGCTTAAACCAGATCGAAGGAATCGACGATGAAGTCGCGGCTCGCCTCGTTCAGAATGGACTGATCAGTCCCGAAGTGTTCCTCGATGTGGAGTCTTCCGACTTGCAGGATCTTGGCTTTGACGCGGAACAAGCGGATGATATTTTGGCAAAAGTGAATGCTTTCTTGGAGAAGCAGAATATTTCGTCTTAA
- the rbfA gene encoding 30S ribosome-binding factor RbfA, with amino-acid sequence MSNRNIRVSELLKREVSDILHTRYQRETVTVTVTGVDVSPDHSNAIVFYTLLASEEERWKIQKFLDRIGGRVRFELGKRIVLKRLPALNFKYDESIAKGNRIIELIDGLDESINESVD; translated from the coding sequence ATGAGCAATCGAAACATAAGAGTATCTGAGTTGTTAAAGCGCGAGGTGAGCGATATTCTGCACACACGTTATCAACGTGAGACTGTTACGGTGACGGTTACCGGCGTCGATGTTTCTCCGGATCACAGCAACGCGATCGTTTTCTATACGCTTTTGGCAAGTGAAGAAGAGCGATGGAAGATCCAGAAATTCCTGGATAGAATAGGCGGTCGAGTCAGGTTCGAGTTGGGAAAGCGGATCGTGCTTAAGCGACTGCCCGCGTTGAACTTCAAGTACGACGAGTCCATCGCCAAAGGAAATCGCATCATCGAGTTAATCGACGGGCTCGATGAATCGATCAACGAATCAGTCGATTGA
- a CDS encoding DHH family phosphoesterase, with amino-acid sequence MSTGFRALASSAAGQSVCVIGHARPDGDCVGAQIAVAEMISTFGVVPLVANADQVPASLTYLKGSELIRIVEPESLGNTGLLYLDCADEGRVGPKTSIALENQRRLGNIDHHITNTRFAEVNLIDSDASATCEILAGIAFDLALPISESAAQALYTGILTDTGRFSYAVTSSRVFELCSRLVDCGASPRLAAESLYENATLPRLKLLERFLGSLAFECGKKVCIGMLRQRDFVETGTSYQDTEGFVDYARSVEGVLIGVLLEERKTTTKASLRAKIKELRVDQVASQFGGGGHACAAATSSSLPLKVLRENLIEAVRTRVETVDCK; translated from the coding sequence TTGAGCACTGGATTTCGCGCCTTAGCTTCGAGTGCCGCCGGTCAATCGGTGTGCGTTATTGGCCATGCCCGACCTGATGGAGATTGTGTCGGGGCGCAAATCGCAGTCGCGGAAATGATTTCAACTTTTGGGGTGGTTCCCCTTGTCGCGAACGCTGATCAAGTGCCCGCGTCCCTAACTTATTTGAAGGGAAGCGAGCTCATTCGCATTGTCGAGCCGGAGTCTTTAGGAAACACAGGGCTACTGTATTTGGATTGCGCGGACGAGGGAAGGGTAGGCCCGAAAACTTCTATCGCATTGGAGAACCAGCGGCGTTTGGGAAATATCGATCATCATATTACCAATACTCGGTTCGCTGAGGTAAACTTGATTGATTCGGATGCCTCCGCTACCTGTGAAATACTGGCGGGCATAGCATTTGACTTGGCTCTACCAATCTCAGAGTCCGCAGCTCAAGCCTTGTATACGGGCATCCTAACAGATACGGGCCGATTCAGCTATGCAGTCACCAGTAGTCGAGTTTTCGAGCTGTGTAGCAGACTGGTGGATTGTGGAGCGTCACCTCGGTTGGCGGCTGAAAGTCTCTATGAAAATGCGACTCTACCAAGGCTGAAACTGCTTGAGCGATTCCTGGGTTCGCTCGCTTTCGAATGTGGCAAGAAAGTTTGCATAGGTATGTTGCGGCAAAGGGATTTTGTTGAAACGGGTACCTCGTATCAAGATACGGAAGGATTTGTGGATTATGCGCGTTCCGTGGAAGGTGTCTTAATTGGGGTGTTGCTCGAGGAACGCAAAACGACGACTAAGGCGAGTTTGAGAGCAAAGATTAAAGAGTTGCGAGTGGATCAAGTCGCATCCCAATTCGGGGGAGGTGGACATGCTTGTGCGGCAGCGACGAGTAGTAGTCTTCCATTGAAAGTCTTGCGGGAGAATTTGATCGAAGCGGTAAGAACACGTGTTGAAACGGTTGATTGCAAATGA
- the truB gene encoding tRNA pseudouridine(55) synthase TruB, with protein sequence MKENRELEGVLLIDKPSGLTSHDVVDKVRRKLKMKRIGHAGTLDPMATGLLIILVGKATKLSQYLMSLDKTYEGSITLGESTNTYDGEGEVMTKRPVPSLTLEEVATVVSSYLGDQYQKPPMFSAVKINGQPLYKMARQGKEVEREPRFIRISRFDVTRFDSPEVDFSLDCTKGTYVRSLANDIGEKIGCGGYLSELRRIASDKFNLNDAITLERFLEANPEEISKALIGKTEALPNSVL encoded by the coding sequence ATGAAGGAGAATAGAGAGCTAGAGGGCGTATTGTTGATCGACAAGCCGAGCGGACTAACTTCCCACGATGTGGTGGATAAGGTTCGCAGGAAACTGAAAATGAAGCGTATCGGGCATGCTGGTACACTCGATCCGATGGCGACAGGACTTCTCATTATACTAGTGGGCAAAGCGACCAAGCTTTCGCAGTATCTGATGAGCTTGGATAAGACTTATGAGGGAAGCATTACGCTGGGAGAGTCGACGAATACGTACGATGGTGAAGGTGAAGTGATGACTAAGCGCCCCGTCCCCAGTTTAACGCTGGAAGAGGTTGCTACGGTTGTGTCCTCCTACCTGGGGGATCAGTACCAGAAGCCTCCAATGTTTTCGGCAGTGAAAATCAATGGCCAGCCCTTGTACAAGATGGCCCGCCAGGGCAAAGAGGTGGAGCGAGAGCCAAGATTTATCAGAATCTCCCGCTTCGACGTAACACGCTTTGATTCACCGGAGGTGGACTTCAGCCTAGATTGCACAAAAGGGACCTATGTTCGTTCCCTCGCGAATGACATTGGGGAAAAAATTGGCTGTGGGGGCTATCTTTCGGAACTGCGCCGAATCGCTTCCGACAAGTTTAATTTAAATGATGCCATCACATTGGAGCGATTTCTCGAAGCCAATCCAGAGGAAATTTCCAAGGCCCTAATCGGAAAAACCGAAGCGTTGCCCAATTCTGTGTTGTAA
- a CDS encoding TlyA family RNA methyltransferase has product MGKLRLDELVLQRGLASSRSEAKALIMSGRVRQRDRRLDKPGVKVSEEIEFYVEPGKRFVSRGGEKIEGFSEAYDLSFFGKSVLDVGASTGGFTDYALQNGAISVTCVDVGKGQLHGKLRDDPRIANLEKVNARYLQPGDLPLDSYDRIVMDLSFISLKSVLPAVWPFLAIGGILVALVKPQFEVGKEVADKFRGVIKDQNERDKVLLEVERFAMENLVNVSRIGCIPSPIKGAEGNVEFLLGLSKLK; this is encoded by the coding sequence ATGGGTAAGTTGCGCTTAGATGAGCTGGTCCTCCAGCGGGGGCTTGCTTCCAGTCGGAGCGAAGCCAAAGCCCTCATTATGTCGGGCAGAGTGAGGCAGCGGGATCGGAGACTGGACAAACCGGGGGTAAAAGTTAGCGAAGAAATCGAATTTTACGTTGAACCAGGTAAACGTTTCGTAAGCAGAGGGGGGGAAAAGATTGAAGGGTTTTCCGAAGCTTATGACCTCTCGTTTTTTGGAAAAAGCGTTTTAGATGTGGGAGCGTCTACAGGAGGATTTACGGATTATGCCTTGCAGAATGGAGCGATTAGCGTTACTTGCGTAGACGTGGGGAAGGGGCAGTTGCACGGAAAGTTGAGAGACGATCCTCGTATTGCCAATTTGGAGAAAGTAAATGCTCGATATTTGCAACCTGGTGACCTTCCTTTGGATTCATACGATCGCATTGTCATGGATCTTTCTTTTATTTCACTCAAATCGGTACTGCCTGCTGTCTGGCCCTTTCTCGCGATTGGGGGAATTTTAGTTGCTCTAGTTAAACCTCAATTCGAGGTGGGCAAGGAGGTGGCGGACAAATTTAGGGGAGTGATTAAGGATCAGAATGAACGGGATAAAGTCCTCTTAGAGGTCGAGCGGTTTGCCATGGAGAATCTGGTCAACGTATCCCGCATCGGTTGTATTCCTTCACCGATTAAAGGAGCAGAAGGAAATGTTGAATTTCTTCTCGGGCTTTCTAAGTTGAAATAA